CTTGATTAGAAATTAGTAGTTACAATCAGGAGTATCAAAAACATATATATGCTTATGTTTATTAAATATATGAAAACTTATATAACTAATACAATGTTATAGTGGAGGTTACCATAAATGTTCAAAAAATTATTTTCCAAAAATATTAGTGAATCTATATTTGCTTATGCTTCTGGAGATCTTGTAAAAATTGAAGATATTCCAGATCCTGTTTTTAGCCAAAAACTTATGGGAGAAGGTGTTGCGATTTTACCTTCAAATGGTCAAATCCTTGCACCTGTGGATGGAGAAATCATCCTAATTGCAGAAACTAAACATGCTTTTGCATTAAGAACTGCTCTTGGTGAAGAAATTCTTATTCATATTGGGCTTGAAACTATGAATCTCAAAGGGCAAGGATTTAATTTCCATATAAAATTAGGAGATAAAGTTAAAAAAGGTCAGATTATTGTTGAAGCAGATTTAGATTTTATTAAAGAAAATGCAAGCAGCACAATTATTCCCATGATTATTACAAATAGTAATGAAGATCGTTTTAATTTTAAGTGGGAAGATATTAATAAAGTTAAAGCTGGAGAAACAAAACTATTTGAAACGCAGTTAAAATAGCATTATTAAGGTAAAAGTAAGTATTAAAAAATCCATTTTAGATAAATAAATATTATAACAAGTATGGTTACTTTTAATTATCTATACAAACATCAAAAGTATCTTAAGTTCCAGTAACTAAAGAACTTAAGGCATTCATTCACATCAGAATTAGTAAAAAAGGTGTATGTATGAATGTAGTTTCTGAAATACTCGGTCACTCTTATGCGTCTTTTACCACAAATATGTATACTCATATAGATACTGACCAAAAACTTGATGCTGTTAATTCTCCATAATACTAAAAATATACTTGGTAAATTGATGTTTTATACGGTAGTTTAGGGTATAAATTTCAATAGTTCTTAAACAAAAAAAATGCCTGACACCTTAGTTTTGCTAAGATCTCAGGCATTTCTCTTATATAATTTCATTGGCGGAGAGAAGGGGATTTGAACCCCTGATAGAGTTGCCCCTATACACGCTTTCCAGGCGTGCTCCTTCGACCACTCGGACATCTCTCCATATATTTGTAATTTTATGCTTATTTATAATAGCATATTATTTTTAGTAATTCAACTGAATACTCATAGTTTTCTTCATATTTCAAATATATTCATTTTCTTAAAACGCCTGCAGCAAAAGTTTTAATATTGTTTCATTGTATAGATATCCAATTTAATAATCAAACTTATAAATAGAATATACATGCATCATTGAGAAATTATAATCATAACACTACACTAGAAATTAGATACATATTTGTGCAAGCGGCATATGAAATTAAGCTGTGATGGTTATTAGTGGAAGGTTGTTCCACTTTCTGCTTGTCATAAATTTACTTTAGGAACATGCAGAAATGGGTGCCTCCTTCCACTTAGAACCCATCCAGCGAAAATTTCATTAGTCCGCTGTAATAAATATGTGTTTAATTTCGGTAAGTTCCGCATATGTCTAATTCTTGCTTTGGATATCTATAATGATTACATTTCTTTATTTATACATATAATCTCTTGTCCATTGTAAGTCATTATTTACGCCCTTATTAAACAAGAATTGATGGATATTTATATTTCCAGAATTAAAAGATGCTGCACATGCATTTAAATATAATCTCCACATTCTTATAAAAGTTTCATCCTTTGTTTTTCTTATCTCAGGCAATGCTTCTTCAAAATTTCTTGCCCAATGTTCAAGGGTTCTTCCATAATGTAGTCTTAAATTTTCTACATCATTTACATCAAAATTTCTTTCTGACATTCCACCAATTAATTCTGTAATCGCTGGAACATATCCACCTGGGAAAATATATTTATTTATCCAAGTATTATTGCCTCCAACAATGCCAGTTATACAATGAAGTAATGATACACCATTATCAACCAATAGCCTATCTATAGTTT
The window above is part of the Clostridium saccharoperbutylacetonicum N1-4(HMT) genome. Proteins encoded here:
- a CDS encoding PTS sugar transporter subunit IIA is translated as MFKKLFSKNISESIFAYASGDLVKIEDIPDPVFSQKLMGEGVAILPSNGQILAPVDGEIILIAETKHAFALRTALGEEILIHIGLETMNLKGQGFNFHIKLGDKVKKGQIIVEADLDFIKENASSTIIPMIITNSNEDRFNFKWEDINKVKAGETKLFETQLK